One genomic window of Conyzicola nivalis includes the following:
- the rpsQ gene encoding 30S ribosomal protein S17, which translates to MAKAEEKTPVVETAELARGYRKTRRGVVTSDKMEKTIVVEVEDRVKHPLYGKVIRRTSKVKAHDELNAAAVGDSVLISETRPLSATKRWRLVEIVEKAK; encoded by the coding sequence ATGGCTAAAGCCGAAGAGAAGACCCCCGTGGTCGAGACTGCCGAGCTCGCTCGCGGTTACCGTAAGACCCGCCGCGGCGTCGTCACCAGCGACAAGATGGAAAAGACCATTGTCGTTGAGGTCGAGGACCGCGTAAAGCACCCGTTGTACGGCAAGGTCATCCGCCGTACCTCGAAGGTCAAGGCTCACGATGAGCTGAACGCTGCCGCCGTAGGCGACTCCGTTCTCATCAGCGAGACCCGCCCCCTCAGCGCCACGAAGCGCTGGCGCCTCGTCGAAATCGTAGAGAAGGCCAAGTAA
- the rpsC gene encoding 30S ribosomal protein S3: MGQKVNPYGFRLGITTDHVSRWFSDSTKVGQRYSDYVAEDIKIRNLLKTSLDRAGVARIEIERTRDRVRVDIHTARPGIVIGRRGAEAERIRTDLEKLSGKQIQLNILEVKNPEAEAQLVAQGIAEQLTARVAFRRAMRKGMQGAQRTSTVKGVRIQVSGRLGGAEMSRSEFYREGRVPLHTLRANIDYGFYEAKTTFGRIGVKVWIYKGDITNKELAREQANQKSTRPERRDDRGGDRRDSRAPRNSAPKAEAPAAAPAGVEA, from the coding sequence ATGGGCCAGAAAGTAAATCCTTACGGCTTCCGTCTAGGAATCACCACCGACCACGTGTCGCGTTGGTTCTCTGACAGCACCAAGGTCGGACAGCGTTACAGCGACTACGTCGCCGAGGACATCAAGATCCGCAACCTGCTCAAGACGAGCCTCGACCGTGCGGGCGTAGCCCGTATCGAGATCGAGCGCACCCGTGACCGCGTTCGCGTCGACATTCACACCGCCCGTCCGGGCATCGTGATCGGTCGCCGTGGCGCCGAGGCCGAGCGCATCCGCACCGACCTCGAGAAGCTCTCGGGCAAGCAGATCCAGCTCAACATCCTCGAGGTGAAGAACCCGGAGGCAGAAGCCCAGCTTGTTGCCCAGGGAATCGCCGAGCAGCTCACCGCTCGTGTGGCCTTCCGCCGCGCGATGCGTAAGGGCATGCAGGGTGCTCAGCGCACGTCGACCGTCAAGGGTGTCCGCATCCAGGTCAGCGGTCGTCTGGGTGGCGCCGAGATGAGCCGTTCCGAGTTCTACCGCGAAGGCCGCGTGCCGCTGCACACGCTTCGCGCGAACATCGACTACGGCTTCTACGAGGCAAAGACCACCTTCGGCCGCATCGGCGTGAAGGTCTGGATCTACAAGGGTGACATCACCAACAAGGAGCTTGCTCGCGAGCAGGCCAACCAGAAGTCGACCCGCCCCGAGCGTCGCGACGACCGTGGCGGAGACCGCCGCGACAGCCGCGCCCCCCGTAACTCTGCTCCCAAGGCAGAGGCTCCGGCGGCGGCACCAGCAGGAGTTGAGGCGTAA
- the rplR gene encoding 50S ribosomal protein L18 → MGLGTRGKSKSAAKARRHTRLRKKVVGTELRPRLVVTRSARHVFVQVVDDSKGFTLASASTLEADMRTFDGDKTAKARKVGELVAERAKAAGVEAVVFDRGGSKYAGRVAAIADGAREGGLNL, encoded by the coding sequence ATGGGTCTCGGAACTAGAGGCAAGAGCAAGTCGGCCGCCAAGGCGCGCCGTCACACGCGTCTTCGCAAGAAGGTCGTCGGCACCGAGCTGCGTCCGCGCCTGGTCGTCACGCGTTCGGCCCGTCACGTATTCGTGCAGGTCGTCGACGACAGCAAGGGTTTCACCCTGGCATCGGCATCGACGCTCGAGGCTGACATGCGCACTTTCGACGGCGACAAGACCGCCAAGGCACGCAAGGTCGGCGAACTCGTCGCCGAGCGCGCCAAGGCTGCCGGCGTCGAAGCCGTTGTATTTGACCGTGGTGGTAGCAAGTACGCGGGTCGCGTCGCCGCTATCGCCGATGGAGCTCGAGAGGGTGGACTCAACCTGTGA
- the rplW gene encoding 50S ribosomal protein L23, producing MTATQKDPRDIVISPVVSEKSYSLIDDGKYTFVVDPRANKTEIKLAIEKIFNVKVASVNTLNRTGKTRRTKFGLGKRKDTKRAIVTLKSGSIDIFTAVG from the coding sequence ATGACCGCCACGCAAAAGGATCCTCGCGACATCGTGATCTCGCCTGTTGTCTCTGAGAAGAGCTACAGCCTGATCGATGACGGCAAGTACACCTTCGTCGTTGACCCCCGCGCGAACAAGACCGAGATCAAGCTCGCTATCGAGAAGATCTTCAACGTCAAGGTCGCTTCGGTCAACACCCTGAACCGCACGGGCAAGACCCGCCGCACCAAGTTCGGACTCGGAAAGCGCAAGGACACCAAGCGTGCCATTGTCACCCTGAAGTCCGGTTCCATCGACATCTTCACGGCTGTCGGCTAG
- the rplF gene encoding 50S ribosomal protein L6 → MSRIGRLPIVIPAGVDVKIDGSAVSVKGPKGELALVIASPIEAKIEDGQILVTRPDDERESRSLHGLTRTLISNQIVGVTEGYTKGLEIVGTGFRVAAKGASLEFALGFSHSITVDPPAGISFTVEGNTKITVVGIDKQAVGEVAANIRKLRKPEPYKGKGVRYAGEVVRRKAGKSGK, encoded by the coding sequence ATGTCACGTATTGGAAGACTTCCCATCGTCATCCCTGCCGGGGTAGACGTGAAGATCGACGGCTCAGCCGTCTCCGTCAAGGGCCCGAAGGGCGAGCTCGCTCTCGTCATCGCCAGCCCCATTGAGGCCAAGATCGAGGACGGCCAGATCCTGGTCACGCGTCCCGACGACGAGCGCGAGTCGCGTTCGCTCCACGGCCTCACCCGCACGCTGATCTCCAACCAGATCGTCGGCGTCACCGAGGGTTACACCAAGGGACTCGAGATCGTCGGTACGGGTTTCCGCGTCGCTGCCAAGGGCGCTTCGCTCGAGTTCGCACTCGGCTTCTCCCACTCGATCACGGTTGACCCGCCCGCGGGCATCAGCTTCACGGTCGAGGGCAACACCAAGATCACCGTTGTCGGTATCGACAAGCAGGCCGTCGGCGAAGTCGCGGCCAACATTCGTAAGTTGCGTAAGCCGGAGCCCTACAAGGGCAAGGGCGTGCGTTACGCAGGCGAAGTAGTCCGCCGCAAGGCCGGAAAGAGTGGTAAGTAG
- the secY gene encoding preprotein translocase subunit SecY: protein MFRAVARIFRTPDLRRKIGFTLGIVALFRLGSFIPAPFVDFGNVQLCLAGNAGTDGLYDLVNLFSGGALLQLSIFALGIMPYITASIIVQLLRVVIPHFDTLYKEGQTGQAKLTQYTRYLTIALGILQSTTLITVARSGALFPSNSGIAECNNLITNDAWYAIMLMVITMTAGTGLIMWMGELITERGIGNGMSLLIFTSISATFPAALWSIQQSKGWEIFILTIVVGIVIMAAVVFVEQSQRRIPVQYAKRMVGRRTYGGNNTYIPIKVNMAGVVPVIFASSLLYLPALIAQFNQPAAGEAPAEWVTWIQNNLTSGDNPLYMAVYFLLIIGFTYFYVAITFNPEEVADNMKKYGGFIPGIRAGRPTAEYLDYVLTRVTLPGSLYLGLIALIPLIALATVGANQNFPFGGASILIIVGVGLETVKQIDSQLQQRHYEGLLR from the coding sequence GTGTTTAGAGCCGTCGCGCGGATCTTCCGTACGCCAGACCTGCGCAGGAAGATCGGGTTCACGCTCGGTATTGTTGCCCTGTTCCGGCTGGGATCGTTCATCCCCGCACCGTTCGTCGATTTCGGCAACGTACAACTGTGTCTTGCCGGCAACGCGGGCACCGATGGTCTCTACGACCTCGTCAACCTCTTCAGCGGTGGAGCCCTGCTCCAGCTGTCCATCTTCGCGCTCGGCATCATGCCCTACATCACGGCATCGATCATCGTGCAGCTGCTCCGCGTGGTCATCCCGCACTTCGACACCCTCTACAAGGAGGGCCAGACCGGCCAGGCGAAGCTCACGCAGTACACGCGTTACCTGACGATCGCCCTCGGCATCCTGCAGTCCACGACGCTCATCACCGTGGCAAGGAGCGGCGCGCTCTTCCCGTCGAACTCCGGCATCGCCGAGTGCAACAACCTCATCACCAACGACGCCTGGTACGCCATCATGCTCATGGTCATCACCATGACCGCCGGCACCGGCCTCATCATGTGGATGGGCGAGCTCATCACCGAGCGCGGCATCGGCAACGGCATGTCCCTGCTGATCTTCACCTCCATCTCCGCCACCTTCCCTGCCGCACTCTGGAGCATCCAGCAGTCCAAGGGCTGGGAGATCTTCATCCTCACGATCGTCGTCGGCATCGTGATCATGGCCGCGGTGGTGTTCGTCGAACAATCGCAGCGGCGCATCCCTGTGCAGTACGCCAAGCGCATGGTCGGGCGTCGCACCTACGGCGGCAACAACACGTACATCCCGATCAAGGTGAACATGGCCGGCGTCGTGCCCGTCATCTTCGCGTCATCCTTGCTCTACCTGCCGGCCCTCATCGCGCAGTTCAACCAGCCCGCGGCTGGCGAAGCTCCCGCAGAGTGGGTCACCTGGATCCAGAACAACCTGACCTCGGGCGACAACCCGCTGTACATGGCCGTCTACTTCCTGCTCATCATCGGCTTCACCTACTTCTACGTCGCGATCACCTTCAACCCCGAAGAGGTCGCCGACAACATGAAGAAGTACGGCGGATTCATCCCCGGCATCCGTGCCGGCCGCCCGACCGCCGAATACCTCGACTACGTGCTGACGCGGGTGACCCTTCCCGGTTCGCTCTACCTCGGACTGATCGCGCTCATCCCGCTCATCGCCCTCGCGACGGTCGGTGCCAACCAGAACTTCCCGTTCGGTGGCGCGAGCATCCTGATCATCGTCGGTGTCGGACTCGAGACGGTCAAGCAGATCGACTCGCAGCTCCAGCAGCGTCACTACGAGGGTCTGCTCCGTTGA
- the rplX gene encoding 50S ribosomal protein L24, with amino-acid sequence MANIKKGDLVQVITGKTQARGGSRGKQGRVIEVLTERNRVVVEGVNFITKHVRVGQTQRGTKTGGIETMEAPIHVSNVALVDPETKKPTRVGFRTEVVEKNGVKRTVRVRYAKKSGKDL; translated from the coding sequence ATGGCGAACATCAAGAAGGGTGACCTGGTTCAGGTCATCACCGGCAAGACCCAGGCCCGTGGCGGAAGCCGCGGCAAGCAGGGTCGCGTCATCGAGGTACTCACTGAGCGCAACCGCGTCGTCGTGGAGGGTGTGAACTTCATCACCAAGCACGTGCGTGTCGGCCAGACCCAGCGCGGTACCAAGACCGGCGGCATCGAGACCATGGAAGCGCCCATTCACGTTTCCAACGTCGCTCTCGTTGACCCCGAGACCAAGAAGCCCACTCGCGTCGGCTTCCGCACTGAGGTAGTGGAGAAGAACGGCGTCAAGCGCACCGTTCGCGTCCGCTACGCGAAGAAGAGCGGTAAGGACCTCTAA
- the rplE gene encoding 50S ribosomal protein L5, with amino-acid sequence MTDTATTAEKTQPALKVKYRNEISEQLKKDFGFTNVHQIPGLVKVVVNTGVGEAARDGKIIDGAIKDLVAITGQKPQVTLARKSIAQFKLREGQAIGAHVTLRGDRAWEFLDRLINLALPRIRDFRGLSDKQFDGNGNYTFGLTEQSMFHEIDQDKIDRVRGFDITIVTTAKNNEEGRALLKALGFPFKTAEQN; translated from the coding sequence ATGACTGACACTGCAACCACGGCTGAGAAGACCCAGCCCGCTCTCAAGGTCAAGTACCGCAACGAGATCTCCGAGCAGCTGAAGAAGGACTTCGGTTTCACCAACGTTCACCAGATCCCCGGACTGGTCAAGGTTGTTGTGAACACCGGTGTCGGTGAAGCAGCTCGCGACGGCAAGATCATCGACGGTGCCATCAAGGACCTCGTCGCGATCACCGGCCAGAAGCCCCAGGTCACGCTGGCCCGCAAGTCGATCGCTCAGTTCAAGCTGCGCGAAGGCCAGGCCATCGGCGCACACGTCACCCTTCGTGGCGACCGTGCGTGGGAGTTCCTCGACCGCCTGATCAACCTCGCCCTGCCCCGCATCCGCGACTTCCGCGGACTGAGCGACAAGCAGTTCGACGGAAACGGCAACTACACCTTCGGTCTGACCGAGCAGTCGATGTTCCACGAAATCGACCAGGACAAGATCGACCGCGTTCGTGGCTTCGACATCACCATCGTCACCACCGCCAAGAACAACGAGGAAGGCCGCGCGCTGCTCAAGGCGCTGGGCTTCCCGTTCAAGACGGCAGAGCAGAACTAA
- the rpsH gene encoding 30S ribosomal protein S8, translating into MTMTDPVADLLTRLRNANSAYHETVSLPSSKLKSHIAEILKAEGFIAGWKIEEARVGQTLTIDLKYGPNRERSIVGIKRVSKPGLRVYAKSTEIPKVLGGLGVAILSTSSGLLTDRQASKKGVGGEVLAYVW; encoded by the coding sequence ATGACAATGACAGATCCGGTCGCAGATCTGCTGACCAGACTGCGCAACGCTAACTCGGCGTACCACGAGACCGTGTCGCTCCCGAGTAGCAAGCTCAAGTCCCACATTGCCGAGATCCTGAAGGCCGAGGGCTTCATCGCCGGCTGGAAGATCGAGGAAGCCCGCGTCGGACAGACGCTGACGATCGACCTGAAGTACGGCCCGAACCGTGAGCGCTCCATCGTGGGCATCAAGCGCGTTTCGAAGCCCGGACTTCGCGTATACGCAAAGAGCACGGAGATCCCCAAGGTTCTCGGTGGGCTCGGCGTCGCCATCCTGTCAACCTCCTCGGGGCTCCTCACGGACCGCCAGGCTTCCAAGAAGGGCGTGGGTGGGGAAGTCCTCGCCTACGTGTGGTAA
- the rplV gene encoding 50S ribosomal protein L22 has product MVQSIARVKHIRVTPTKARRVVNLIRGKQAAEALAILKFAPQGASEPVYKLVASAMANARVKADAANTFLDDQDLFVSEAFVDEGTTLKRFQPRAQGRAFQILKRTSHITIVLTTPDEGKK; this is encoded by the coding sequence ATGGTTCAGTCCATCGCTCGCGTGAAGCACATTCGCGTAACCCCCACGAAGGCTCGTCGTGTCGTCAACCTCATCCGTGGCAAGCAGGCGGCCGAAGCTCTGGCCATCCTGAAGTTCGCACCCCAGGGTGCGAGCGAGCCCGTGTACAAGCTCGTTGCCTCGGCAATGGCCAACGCACGTGTCAAGGCTGACGCAGCCAACACCTTCCTCGACGACCAGGACCTGTTCGTCTCCGAAGCTTTCGTTGACGAGGGAACGACCCTGAAGCGGTTCCAGCCGCGTGCACAGGGCCGCGCCTTCCAGATCCTGAAGCGCACGAGCCACATCACGATCGTCCTGACCACTCCGGATGAAGGAAAGAAGTAA
- the rplD gene encoding 50S ribosomal protein L4 has protein sequence MAETAGVATLDVIDTSGKKVGSVDLPAETFDVQTNVPLIHQVVVAQRAAARQGTHNTLRRGEVSGAGRKPFKQKGTGRARQGSIRAPQMKGGGIVHGPHPRDYSQRTPKKMIAAALRGALSDRARGERIHVIDSLSVGQVPSTKAIVNLLATIAPAKHVLIVLERDDELSYKSVRNIPAVHVLPYDQLNAYDVVVSDDIIFTEGAFNAFVAFNNKSKEEVSA, from the coding sequence ATGGCAGAAACAGCTGGCGTAGCCACGCTCGACGTCATCGACACCAGCGGCAAGAAGGTCGGCTCCGTCGACCTCCCCGCCGAAACGTTCGACGTCCAGACCAACGTTCCGCTCATCCACCAGGTCGTCGTCGCGCAGCGCGCAGCGGCTCGCCAGGGCACGCACAACACGCTCCGTCGTGGTGAAGTCTCCGGTGCTGGTCGCAAGCCCTTCAAGCAGAAGGGAACCGGTCGCGCTCGTCAGGGCTCGATCCGCGCCCCCCAGATGAAGGGTGGTGGCATCGTTCACGGACCCCACCCCCGCGACTACTCGCAGCGCACCCCGAAGAAGATGATCGCGGCAGCACTGCGCGGTGCACTTTCCGACCGCGCACGCGGCGAGCGTATCCACGTCATCGACTCGCTGTCGGTCGGCCAGGTCCCCTCGACCAAGGCGATCGTCAACCTGCTCGCGACCATCGCGCCGGCCAAGCACGTTCTGATCGTTCTCGAGCGTGACGACGAGCTGAGCTACAAGAGCGTCCGCAACATTCCGGCCGTTCACGTGCTCCCCTACGACCAGCTCAACGCGTACGACGTCGTCGTTTCCGACGACATCATCTTCACCGAAGGTGCGTTCAACGCGTTCGTCGCTTTCAACAACAAGTCCAAGGAAGAGGTCAGCGCATGA
- the rplO gene encoding 50S ribosomal protein L15: MAEEETVAPKKAPAKKAAAPKAAAEKAAPAAEKKAPAAKKAAAPKAAADKAAAAPKAEKAPAKAKAKAEAKAPAAAKADASSEVVAAPAEKGPRAAKSVSTKPAAEADVRPQVLKVHHLRPAVGAKKDKTRVGRGEGSKGKTAGRGTKGTKARYNVRPGFEAGNIGFVMRSPKLRGFKNPFRVEYQVVNLEKLADLYPKGGDVTIADLVAKGAVRKNEKVKVLGDGDIAVKLNVAVDKVSGSAEQKIVAAGGSVK; encoded by the coding sequence ATGGCTGAAGAAGAAACGGTAGCCCCCAAAAAGGCACCCGCGAAGAAGGCCGCTGCTCCCAAGGCCGCTGCTGAGAAGGCTGCTCCGGCAGCCGAGAAGAAGGCGCCCGCCGCCAAGAAGGCCGCAGCTCCCAAGGCTGCCGCCGACAAGGCTGCTGCTGCCCCCAAGGCAGAGAAGGCTCCGGCCAAGGCCAAGGCGAAGGCAGAGGCTAAGGCCCCCGCCGCAGCCAAGGCAGACGCCTCGTCCGAGGTCGTCGCCGCTCCCGCCGAGAAGGGACCTCGCGCTGCGAAGTCCGTCTCGACGAAGCCGGCAGCCGAAGCGGATGTCCGTCCGCAGGTTCTCAAGGTCCACCACCTCCGCCCGGCAGTCGGCGCGAAGAAGGACAAGACCCGCGTCGGACGCGGTGAAGGTTCCAAGGGTAAGACTGCGGGCCGCGGTACCAAGGGCACCAAGGCGCGCTACAACGTGCGCCCGGGCTTCGAAGCCGGAAACATCGGCTTCGTCATGCGTTCGCCGAAGCTGCGCGGATTCAAGAACCCGTTCCGTGTCGAGTACCAGGTCGTCAACCTCGAGAAGCTGGCCGACCTCTACCCCAAGGGTGGAGACGTCACGATCGCTGACCTCGTCGCCAAGGGTGCCGTTCGCAAGAACGAGAAGGTCAAGGTTCTCGGCGATGGCGACATTGCGGTTAAGCTGAACGTTGCAGTCGACAAGGTCTCCGGCTCTGCTGAGCAGAAGATCGTCGCAGCAGGCGGTTCGGTCAAGTAG
- the rpmC gene encoding 50S ribosomal protein L29 — translation MAIGSKELAPTELDTFEDTQLVDELKKAKEELFNLRFQSATGQLESHGRLRAVKRDIARIYTVLRERELGIRATPVAVEAPAKETKAKKTKKTDDSAAAETPATDETKEA, via the coding sequence ATGGCGATCGGATCCAAGGAGCTCGCACCAACCGAGCTCGACACTTTTGAAGACACGCAACTCGTAGACGAGCTGAAGAAGGCCAAGGAAGAGCTGTTCAACCTGCGCTTCCAGTCGGCCACCGGCCAGCTCGAGAGCCACGGCCGCCTGCGCGCCGTGAAGCGCGACATTGCCCGCATCTACACGGTTCTCCGTGAGCGCGAGCTCGGCATTCGGGCAACCCCCGTCGCCGTAGAGGCTCCTGCCAAGGAGACCAAGGCGAAGAAGACCAAGAAGACGGATGACTCGGCTGCTGCCGAGACGCCCGCCACCGATGAGACGAAGGAGGCATAG
- the rpsS gene encoding 30S ribosomal protein S19, with product MPRSLKKGPFVDDHLLRKVVVANEAKSKNVIKTWSRRSMIIPIMLGHTIAVHDGRKHIPVFVTESMVGHKLGEFSPTRTFRGHVKDDKKGRRR from the coding sequence ATGCCACGCAGTCTGAAGAAGGGCCCCTTCGTCGATGACCACCTGCTTCGCAAGGTAGTTGTCGCCAACGAGGCCAAGAGCAAGAACGTAATCAAGACCTGGTCGCGCCGTTCCATGATCATCCCGATCATGCTCGGTCACACCATTGCGGTGCACGACGGCCGTAAGCACATTCCGGTGTTCGTCACCGAATCCATGGTGGGCCACAAGCTCGGCGAGTTCTCGCCCACCCGCACCTTCCGTGGACACGTGAAGGACGACAAGAAGGGGCGCCGCCGCTAA
- the rplB gene encoding 50S ribosomal protein L2: MAIRKYKPTTPGRRGSSVADFAEITRSTPEKSLLRPLPKTGGRNNAGRITTRHIGGGHKRQYRVIDFKRNDKDGVNAKVAHIEYDPNRTARIALLHYVDGTKRYIIAPNKLNQGDIIESGPSADIKPGNNLPLKNIPVGTVIHAIELRPGGGAKMARSAGASVRLVAKDGPYAQLRLPSGEIRNVDVRNRATIGEVGNAEQSNINWGKAGRMRWKGVRPTVRGVAMNPVDHPHGGGEGKTSGGRHPVTPWGQKEGRTRKRNLPSDKLIVRRRNVGKKRK; this comes from the coding sequence ATGGCTATTCGCAAGTACAAGCCCACTACCCCGGGTCGTCGCGGTTCGTCCGTCGCCGACTTTGCCGAGATCACCCGATCGACGCCGGAGAAGTCGCTGCTTCGTCCCCTGCCCAAGACCGGTGGCCGTAACAACGCCGGTCGCATCACGACCCGTCACATCGGTGGTGGCCACAAGCGCCAGTACCGCGTCATTGACTTCAAGCGCAATGACAAAGACGGCGTGAACGCCAAGGTCGCTCACATCGAGTACGACCCCAACCGCACGGCTCGCATCGCGCTGCTGCACTACGTCGACGGTACGAAGCGCTACATCATCGCTCCGAACAAGCTCAACCAGGGCGACATCATCGAGTCGGGCCCCTCGGCTGACATCAAGCCGGGTAACAACCTTCCGCTGAAGAACATCCCGGTCGGTACCGTTATCCACGCGATCGAGCTCCGCCCGGGCGGCGGCGCCAAGATGGCACGTTCCGCCGGTGCATCCGTTCGTCTCGTCGCCAAGGACGGCCCCTACGCGCAGCTCCGTCTGCCGTCGGGCGAAATCCGCAACGTCGACGTGCGCAACCGCGCCACGATCGGCGAGGTCGGCAACGCCGAGCAGTCGAACATCAACTGGGGTAAGGCCGGCCGCATGCGCTGGAAAGGCGTACGCCCGACCGTTCGAGGTGTTGCCATGAACCCGGTTGACCACCCGCACGGTGGTGGTGAGGGTAAGACGTCCGGTGGACGTCACCCCGTTACCCCCTGGGGCCAGAAGGAAGGTCGTACGCGTAAGCGCAACCTCCCGTCCGACAAGCTCATCGTTCGTCGCCGCAATGTCGGCAAGAAGCGCAAGTAG
- the rplN gene encoding 50S ribosomal protein L14 — protein sequence MLQQESRVKVADNTGAKVLLTIRVLGGSGRRYAGLGDVIVATVKDAIPGGNVKKGDVVKAVIVRVNKQTRRPDGSYIKFDENAAVILKADGDPRGTRIFGPVGRELREKKFMKIISLAPEVI from the coding sequence ATGCTTCAGCAGGAATCCAGAGTTAAGGTCGCCGACAACACCGGCGCCAAGGTTCTGCTCACCATCCGCGTTCTCGGTGGCTCCGGCCGTCGTTACGCCGGCCTGGGCGACGTCATCGTTGCGACCGTCAAGGACGCAATCCCCGGTGGCAACGTCAAGAAGGGTGACGTCGTCAAGGCCGTCATCGTTCGCGTGAACAAGCAGACCCGCCGTCCCGACGGCTCCTACATCAAGTTTGACGAGAACGCCGCAGTGATCCTGAAGGCTGACGGAGACCCCCGCGGTACCCGCATCTTCGGCCCGGTCGGTCGTGAGCTTCGCGAGAAGAAGTTCATGAAGATCATCTCGCTGGCACCGGAGGTCATTTAA
- the rpmD gene encoding 50S ribosomal protein L30 has translation MAARLKVTQIKSKISEKQNQRDTLRSLGLHRIGDVVVREDNKQNRGYVNTVAHLVKVEEID, from the coding sequence ATGGCCGCTCGCCTGAAGGTAACCCAGATCAAGTCCAAAATTAGTGAGAAGCAGAACCAGCGCGACACCCTGCGGAGCCTCGGGCTTCACCGCATCGGTGACGTTGTGGTTCGCGAGGACAACAAGCAGAACCGTGGCTACGTGAACACGGTTGCTCACCTCGTCAAGGTCGAGGAGATTGACTAA
- the rplP gene encoding 50S ribosomal protein L16: MLIPRKVKHRKQHHPGRSGHATGGTKVSFGEYGIQALTPAYVTNRQIESARIAMTRHIKRGGKVWINIYPDRPLTKKPAETRMGSGKGSPEWWVANVKPGRVLFELSGVSEEVAREAMTRAIHKLPLKARIIKREEGDA, translated from the coding sequence ATGTTGATTCCACGCAAGGTCAAGCACCGCAAGCAGCACCACCCCGGCCGTAGTGGCCACGCGACCGGTGGTACGAAGGTTTCGTTCGGCGAGTACGGCATCCAGGCTCTCACGCCCGCGTATGTCACCAACCGCCAGATCGAGTCCGCTCGTATCGCCATGACGCGTCACATCAAGCGCGGCGGAAAGGTGTGGATCAACATCTACCCCGACCGTCCGCTCACGAAGAAGCCGGCCGAAACCCGCATGGGTTCCGGTAAGGGTTCGCCCGAGTGGTGGGTTGCCAACGTCAAGCCGGGTCGCGTGCTCTTCGAGCTCAGCGGCGTCAGCGAGGAAGTTGCTCGTGAAGCGATGACTCGCGCCATTCACAAGCTGCCTCTCAAGGCACGCATCATCAAGCGCGAGGAGGGCGACGCATAA
- the rpsE gene encoding 30S ribosomal protein S5, with product MAAEVTEAPAAVTAEAIAAEVVVDAPATDTTNEPREARRGGRERSPNRDRGNSRDAEKSQFLERVVTINRVSKVVKGGRRFSFTALVVVGDGNGLVGIGYGKAREVPTAISKGVEEAKKNFFRVPRVGVTIPHSVQGEAAAGVVLLRPASAGTGVIAGGPVRAVLECAGIHDVLSKSLGSSNTINIVHATVAALKQLEEPRAVAARRGLPVEHVVPARLLRAEAEAKAGV from the coding sequence GTGGCTGCAGAAGTAACAGAGGCACCGGCAGCAGTTACGGCCGAGGCCATTGCGGCCGAGGTCGTCGTCGACGCCCCCGCCACCGACACCACGAACGAGCCTCGCGAGGCCCGCCGTGGCGGTCGCGAGCGCAGCCCGAACCGCGACCGTGGCAACAGCCGCGACGCGGAGAAGAGCCAGTTCCTCGAGCGTGTTGTCACCATCAACCGCGTGTCCAAGGTCGTCAAGGGTGGTCGTCGCTTCAGCTTCACCGCTCTGGTCGTCGTCGGAGACGGTAACGGCCTGGTCGGCATCGGCTACGGCAAGGCGCGCGAAGTGCCTACCGCCATCTCCAAGGGTGTCGAAGAGGCGAAGAAGAACTTCTTCCGCGTTCCTCGCGTCGGCGTCACCATCCCGCACTCGGTGCAGGGTGAGGCCGCTGCCGGAGTCGTCCTGCTGCGTCCGGCGTCCGCCGGTACCGGTGTTATCGCTGGTGGACCGGTTCGCGCCGTCCTCGAGTGCGCCGGCATCCATGATGTCCTGAGCAAGTCGCTCGGCTCGTCGAACACGATCAACATCGTGCACGCCACGGTCGCTGCCCTCAAGCAGCTCGAGGAGCCTCGTGCGGTTGCCGCACGTCGTGGCCTCCCCGTCGAGCACGTTGTTCCGGCCCGCCTCCTGCGCGCCGAAGCAGAAGCTAAGGCAGGTGTCTGA